The following proteins are co-located in the Pararge aegeria chromosome 3, ilParAegt1.1, whole genome shotgun sequence genome:
- the LOC120637449 gene encoding cytochrome b5-like, whose translation MATVQTPPERSLPATLPVNQDTNDIDLVALTMAALRFVNPWSVDTKNTWSTRIEPGTPEAKNRVITLAEVSLHDTRNDCWAVIYDRVYDFTTFLDEHPGGDEIMLEYAGRDASTAFRSSGHSSSATKALERFLVGELPMHERMYRRPGGIRLSDIPE comes from the exons ATGGCTACAGTTCAGACACCGCCTGAAAGAAGCCTGCCGGCGACACTGCCGGTGAACCAGGATACTAATGACATAGACCTGGTGGCACTGACCATGGCCGCGTTACGTTTTGTGAACCCCTGGTCAGTGGACACTAAGAATACTTGGTCTACAAGGATTGAACCAGGAACTCCAGAAGCGAAGAATCGCGTGATAACCTTAGCGGAAGTCTCCCTGCATGACACCCGCAACGACTGTTGGGCAGTCATCTACGACCGCGTTTACGACTTTACTACATTCCTAGATGAG CACCCAGGTGGTGATGAAATAATGCTGGAGTACGCGGGTCGCGACGCCAGCACCGCTTTTCGCAGCTCGGGTCACTCCAGTTCGGCTACCAAAGCCCTCGAGCGTTTCCTAGTGGGGGAACTGCCCATGCACGAACGCATGTACCGAAGGCCTGGTGGAATACGCCTCAGCGATATCCCGGAATGA